In the genome of Bosea sp. ANAM02, the window AGGCTGCGGCGCGGCAGGCGACAGTTCCCATATCCGCTGGAGATGCTCTAGAACCCGCCCAAATCCAGGAGCATCCCATGACCATCGACGCCTCGACCTTGCAGCTCGGCCAGAGCAGCGCCTTGCCCGCCTCGCCGGAGGAGGCGCGGCTCGACCGCGTGCCCAATCCGCATGTCGGCACGAATTATCTCGCCCGCTTCACCTGCCCGGAATTCACCTCGATCTGTCCGGTCACCGGCCAGCCGGATTTCGGCATCCTCGTCATCGACTATCTGCCCGGGCAATGGCTGGTCGAATCGAAGTCGCTGAAGCTCTATCTCGGCTCGTTCCGCAACCACGGCGCCTTCCACGAGGATTGCACGGTCTCGATCGGCAAGACGCTGGTCAACCTGCTGGAACCGGAATGGTTCCGCATCGGCGGTTACTGGTATCCGCGCGGCGGCATCCCGATCGACGTGTTCTGGCAGACCGGCGAGCCGCCCAAGGGCCTCTGGCTGCCCGACCAGGGCGTCGCGCCCTATCGCGGGCGCTGAGCCTCCGCCGCGCCGAGCATCGGCAGGATGCGCGGCGCGGCAAAGCCGAGCAAACCAATGCCGGCGGCGAAGAGGGCGATCGCGCCGGTCGTGCCGAGCAGCGCGAGCGCCGTGCCCATCAAGACCGGGCCGAGCGCATGGCCCGCGAACAGCGAGCAGGCGAAGAGCGAGACCGCCGAGCCGCGGGCGCCGGGCGCCAGTTCGGTGGCCTGCGCCTGGAACGTGCCGTGCATCAGGAAGAAGCCGAAGCCGTTGACCACGAAGAACGGTATGGCGCTCCACCACGGCAGGAAGGGCAGCGCGAACAGCCCATAGCCGATCGCCATCAGGACGCCGCCGACGATCGGCATGCGGGTGGGGCCGATCCGATCGACCAGGATGCGGGTCGTGAGACCGTAGATCAGCCCGCCGATGCCCGTTCCCGCGATGACCAGCCCGGCGAGCGAGGGGCCGATTCCGGCGCGCTCCTGCAGGATGGCGGCGACGAAGGGCGGCATCCCGAAGATGAGGCTGCCCTCGGTGATCACCAGCGCATAGAGAAGCTTCGAGCGCGGGTTGGAGAAGACAGCCGCGTAGCTGGCGATCGCTCCGCCCAGGGTCGGGCGCCGCCGCACCGCACCGGCGCGTGGCCGCATCGTCAGGGTGAGCATCAGGAAGGCGATCGCGGCGATGCCGCCCGCCATCAGGAAGACGCCGCGCCAGCCGAGATATTCGGCGATCACGCCGGAACAGGCGGCGCCCGCCATCTGGCCGAAGATCATGATGACGGTGAAGCGGCCGAGCGTGACCTGGCGCTGCGCCATGGTCGCGCGATCGCCGATCGCCGCCATCGCGATCGGGATGATCCCGCCGGCGACGATGCCGCTGGCGGCGCGGAGCGCGAGCAGTGCCTCGAAATTCGGGGCGAAGGAGCAGGCGACCGACAGCAAGACCAGCAGGACAAGGCAACTGCCGATCGTGCGAATCTTGCCGATCGCGTCGGCGATCGGGCCGAGGATCGGCTGGCCGAAGGCATATGAGAACGAGAACGCCGTCGCCATCACCGCGACCTGTGCGATCGAACGGCTGAAATGAGCGGCGAGCGTCGGCACCAGCGGATCGATGAGCCGCATGGTGAAGGTCGAGGCGAAGCCGCAGGTCCCGAGGACGAGGACGAGCGTTCCCAGCGATGTCGCCGAAGAATCTGCCTGCGGAACGGGCTCAGACATAAGCGACGGCCGCCGGGGCGGTCCGCGACTTGGCCAAGCGGTCGAAGCCCTGCAATTCGGCGATCAGCGCCTTGAACTCGGCGAGCGGCACCATGTTGGGGCCGTCGGAGGGCGCCTTGTCCGGGTCGGGATGGGTCTCGATGAAGAGACCGGCGACGCCGACTGCGACCGCCGCCCGCGACAGGACGGGTACGAACTCGCGCTGCCCGCCGGTGGAGGCGCCCTTGCCGCCGGGCTGCTGTACGGAATGGGTGGCGTCGAAGATCACGGGCGCGCCGATCTCGGCCATGGTCGGCAGGGCACGCATGTCGGAGACCAGCGTGTTGTAGCCGAAGGAGGCGCCGCGCTCGGTCAGTATCACGTTCGGATTGCCGCTCTCGGTGACCTTGGCGGCGACATTGACCATGTCCCAGGGCGCGAGAAACTGGCCCTTCTTGACGTTGACGACGCGCCCGGTCTTCGCGGCCGCGACGAGCAGGTCGGTCTGGCGGCAGAGGAAGGCCGGGATCTGGAGGATGTCGACCACTTCGGCGACCGGCGCGCACTGGTCGGCTTCATGCACGTCGGTCACGACCGGCAGACCGGTGCGTTCGCGAATCTCGGCATAGACGGGCAGCCCGGCCTTCATTCCCATGCCGCGGGCGCCCTTGACGCTGGTACGGTTGGCCTTGTCGAAGGAGGCCTTGAAGACGAGGCCGACATCCAGCTCCGCCGCGATCTCCTTGAGCGCGAGCGCGCATTCCAGCGCATGGTCGCGGCTTTCCATCTGGCAGGGGCCGGCGATCAGGGCGAGCGGCAGGGCATTGCCGAAGCGCACGGGTCGGGCGAGATCCTCGCCGATGGTCACGATGGCGTTAGGAGTCATGGCGGCGTCCTTGTCCAGCGGGCTGCCGGGTGCTTGCCGGGCTTATGTCGAGTTGAGCCCGGCCGGGTCAAGTCGGGGTAGCCCTGCGGAGCGCTTATCGGCCATGCTCGCCGCGAACGGGCTGGCGAAGCGGAGGCGAGGTCTGTAAATTCGCAGGCGAAGCACTATCTCGGAAGTCGATGCAGGATCGGATGTGGATACGGCGCGGACGGGAATGATGCAGTCAGGCCAGCACAGGACCAGGCGGGCAGGGCGTCCGGCGCGCGCCGGCGAGGGGCTCGTCATGGCCGATCGCCCCAAGCGTGGCCAGCCGCCGAACGACGGTGGCGGGCGTGACGGCAACGGCCGCGAGGGCAGCGGCACCGCCGTCCTGACCCGCACGCGGACGCGCAAG includes:
- the queF gene encoding preQ(1) synthase, with the translated sequence MTIDASTLQLGQSSALPASPEEARLDRVPNPHVGTNYLARFTCPEFTSICPVTGQPDFGILVIDYLPGQWLVESKSLKLYLGSFRNHGAFHEDCTVSIGKTLVNLLEPEWFRIGGYWYPRGGIPIDVFWQTGEPPKGLWLPDQGVAPYRGR
- a CDS encoding MFS transporter gives rise to the protein MSEPVPQADSSATSLGTLVLVLGTCGFASTFTMRLIDPLVPTLAAHFSRSIAQVAVMATAFSFSYAFGQPILGPIADAIGKIRTIGSCLVLLVLLSVACSFAPNFEALLALRAASGIVAGGIIPIAMAAIGDRATMAQRQVTLGRFTVIMIFGQMAGAACSGVIAEYLGWRGVFLMAGGIAAIAFLMLTLTMRPRAGAVRRRPTLGGAIASYAAVFSNPRSKLLYALVITEGSLIFGMPPFVAAILQERAGIGPSLAGLVIAGTGIGGLIYGLTTRILVDRIGPTRMPIVGGVLMAIGYGLFALPFLPWWSAIPFFVVNGFGFFLMHGTFQAQATELAPGARGSAVSLFACSLFAGHALGPVLMGTALALLGTTGAIALFAAGIGLLGFAAPRILPMLGAAEAQRPR
- the kdsA gene encoding 3-deoxy-8-phosphooctulonate synthase, producing MTPNAIVTIGEDLARPVRFGNALPLALIAGPCQMESRDHALECALALKEIAAELDVGLVFKASFDKANRTSVKGARGMGMKAGLPVYAEIRERTGLPVVTDVHEADQCAPVAEVVDILQIPAFLCRQTDLLVAAAKTGRVVNVKKGQFLAPWDMVNVAAKVTESGNPNVILTERGASFGYNTLVSDMRALPTMAEIGAPVIFDATHSVQQPGGKGASTGGQREFVPVLSRAAVAVGVAGLFIETHPDPDKAPSDGPNMVPLAEFKALIAELQGFDRLAKSRTAPAAVAYV